The stretch of DNA GCTTTCAAGTTAAAATAATTGTCTGCGTAATTATAAATGCTAACATTCTTAAAGTCGACCACAAAGTCAATGTCGCTTGTTTTAGTAAATTTATTTGTTAAAATTGAACCAAAAACATACAATCTTGATACTTTATGTTTATCACAAATGTTTTTTATCTTATCAATATTTCGATCAAGGAGATTCATACTTCAAATTTACATCCTTTTTTTCAAATTGCTATGTTCTTTTTACATATTATTCTATTGGTTGCGCACAACGAGCAGGGCTATACAAAGTTGTGGAATTTTCACACAGTTAAAATTCCACCGTAAACCCTACGATTGATAAAAGTAATAACTTTTCTTTAAACTACCAAACAACAACTATTTTGTATAGCCTTTGTTAGCGGGTCGTTGTTCTTCTTTTGTCCTACCAATCCCATACTCCGTTGTAGTTATACGTTTCAAATTTTGGTCGCTTTGGTGCAAATTGAATTGATACCACAATCTTATTATTTAGTCTATCAACCATTGTCTGGATTTGATAAGTTGTTTTGAGTTGTTCCGTACGTCTTTCTTCAAATTTTTTCTCCCCATTCTCCTGAACTACACAACC from Candidatus Schekmanbacteria bacterium encodes:
- a CDS encoding nucleotidyltransferase encodes the protein MNLLDRNIDKIKNICDKHKVSRLYVFGSILTNKFTKTSDIDFVVDFKNVSIYNYADNYFNLKA